The following are encoded in a window of Armatimonas rosea genomic DNA:
- a CDS encoding glycoside hydrolase, with translation MTLTLDPSQTFQTLEGIGASLAWSGDPVGESWPLATKTALADLLFCPERGAGLSGVRFNIGAGGAWVEESPADPWRHPKCFQRTADSPFDPSCHAGQQWFLRAAAERGASCRVAFANSPPCWLTQNGRATHDKSQQGLTTNLLPGAEEAFAEFLAEVVAHFESIGLPFTALSPVNEPQWAWEDGTQEGCRFSNLDILAVAHALRAVLDRRGLSIELDLPEAADLRFLIDGQAEALAAVCEGKLCGHGYWTYDPQDESRRLREAVRETVAKHVPGGRFWQSEVCIMEPGRDLGMETALRVARMVHQDFVHADATAWFWWLALSPYDYKDGLIYLGPDQTYETSKTLWVLGNFARFLRPGWRRIDAALPPESEATGLYASVWCDPAGESLALVTVNTSDHAHTLEPSEPVLLTPYTTRDTQTLELGSAQQALQVPPRSVVTWTGAMPRR, from the coding sequence ATGACGCTCACTCTCGACCCAAGCCAGACCTTCCAGACCCTAGAGGGAATCGGGGCCTCGCTCGCCTGGAGCGGCGACCCCGTCGGCGAGAGCTGGCCCTTGGCGACCAAGACCGCACTCGCGGACCTGCTCTTCTGCCCCGAGCGCGGGGCGGGGCTCTCCGGGGTGCGCTTCAATATCGGGGCGGGGGGTGCCTGGGTGGAAGAGAGCCCTGCGGACCCGTGGCGCCACCCGAAGTGCTTCCAGCGAACCGCCGATTCCCCCTTCGACCCGAGCTGCCACGCCGGCCAGCAGTGGTTCCTGCGCGCCGCCGCCGAGCGCGGGGCGAGCTGCCGGGTCGCGTTTGCCAATAGCCCGCCGTGCTGGCTCACCCAGAACGGACGCGCCACCCACGACAAGAGCCAGCAGGGCCTGACCACCAACCTATTGCCCGGCGCTGAAGAGGCGTTTGCGGAGTTTCTCGCCGAGGTCGTGGCGCACTTTGAGAGCATCGGGCTCCCCTTCACCGCTCTCAGCCCGGTCAACGAGCCGCAGTGGGCGTGGGAAGATGGCACGCAAGAGGGCTGCCGCTTCAGCAACTTGGACATTCTCGCGGTTGCCCACGCGCTCCGTGCCGTGCTGGACCGCCGGGGGCTCTCTATCGAGCTCGACCTGCCCGAGGCCGCCGACCTGCGCTTCCTGATCGACGGACAAGCCGAGGCGCTCGCGGCGGTCTGTGAGGGGAAGCTCTGTGGGCACGGCTACTGGACCTACGACCCGCAAGACGAGAGCCGGCGCCTGCGCGAGGCCGTGCGGGAGACAGTTGCCAAGCACGTCCCCGGGGGCCGTTTCTGGCAGTCGGAGGTCTGTATCATGGAGCCCGGCCGCGACCTGGGGATGGAGACCGCGCTCCGGGTGGCACGTATGGTGCACCAGGACTTTGTCCACGCCGATGCGACTGCCTGGTTCTGGTGGCTCGCGCTCTCCCCCTACGACTACAAAGACGGCCTGATCTACCTCGGCCCCGACCAGACCTACGAGACCAGCAAGACCCTTTGGGTGCTGGGGAACTTTGCGCGCTTTCTCCGCCCCGGCTGGCGGCGCATCGACGCCGCACTCCCCCCGGAGAGCGAGGCCACCGGACTCTATGCCTCCGTCTGGTGCGATCCTGCGGGTGAGAGCCTGGCGCTGGTGACGGTCAACACCAGCGACCACGCGCACACGCTAGAGCCAAGCGAGCCCGTGCTCTTGACCCCCTACACGACCCGTGACACCCAGACTCTGGAGCTGGGGAGTGCCCAGCAAGCGCTCCAGGTGCCCCCCCGCTCCGTCGTGACCTGGACCGGCGCTATGCCGCGTAGATAA
- a CDS encoding M48 family metallopeptidase, translating into MAKKWTNEEFEAYVHRLETQAQRDPAAYRKKIVGWIALGYGFIALLLLGTLALLALVVSAMISGRFSGGLIKVAIILLAFAGTLLRSLWITVTEPEGVPLTRDDAPQLFEMVERLRQKTGAPAFSKLLLTTEYNAAAAQLPRLGILGWPKNYLIVGLPLMQALSPQEFESVIAHELGHLRSGHAHFGSKVYRIFETWERLAESGKGMLASFAHWYLPHLNAYTFPLRRQDEYEADKIAAEAVGARVAADALCAGRVRSSLLTKNLWEPLQKRLSQESEAPRHIFLEQGRILRQESSDPTTDARTLRIALLEDTSFVNSHPALKDRLAALGEEARVPEKPTRSAAEAFFGNNLARLTEILDGIWYRSASVGWRKGHEEALAARNKFDVLATRRGNGAVFTDEEAYEYASGVEEYESEDAALPLYQALFDSEKVGNQARFDVGRILIERDEPEGAALLEELSQRWPLATGAAMRLLRNYHKRVGDEDAARQAYTRALRHADQVQDWNQERSRLTSKDTLIAHGLSAEKVVELRETLAQFEDLGKAYLVQKQVVNFAEDTEFLILVVQLKKKSMRMNEEGDWRKLLTAVDEAVPMMVVPIYSSYSWIRKAVEAIPSALIYAA; encoded by the coding sequence ATGGCAAAAAAGTGGACGAATGAAGAGTTTGAGGCCTATGTGCATCGCTTGGAGACCCAGGCGCAGCGCGATCCGGCAGCCTATCGAAAAAAGATTGTCGGCTGGATCGCTCTGGGCTATGGCTTTATTGCCCTCCTGCTACTGGGGACACTCGCCCTGCTGGCACTGGTGGTAAGTGCCATGATCTCGGGGCGCTTCTCAGGGGGGCTCATCAAGGTCGCGATTATCCTGCTGGCCTTTGCCGGGACACTGCTACGCTCGCTCTGGATCACGGTGACCGAGCCCGAGGGCGTGCCTCTCACACGCGACGATGCCCCGCAGCTCTTTGAGATGGTCGAGCGCCTGCGCCAGAAAACGGGGGCACCGGCGTTCTCCAAGCTCCTGCTCACCACGGAGTACAACGCCGCCGCGGCACAGCTCCCCCGCCTGGGAATCCTGGGCTGGCCGAAGAACTACCTGATTGTGGGCCTTCCGCTCATGCAGGCACTCTCCCCGCAGGAGTTTGAGTCCGTGATCGCCCACGAGCTAGGCCACCTGCGTAGCGGCCACGCCCACTTTGGGAGCAAGGTCTACCGCATCTTTGAGACCTGGGAGCGGCTGGCGGAGTCTGGGAAGGGCATGCTGGCGAGCTTTGCCCACTGGTACCTTCCCCACCTGAATGCCTACACGTTCCCACTGCGCCGCCAGGACGAGTACGAGGCCGATAAGATCGCGGCGGAGGCGGTGGGCGCGCGGGTGGCCGCCGATGCGCTCTGTGCCGGACGGGTGCGCTCCAGTCTCCTCACCAAAAATCTCTGGGAGCCCCTGCAAAAGCGGCTTTCGCAGGAGAGTGAGGCACCGCGGCATATCTTCCTGGAGCAAGGCCGCATCCTGCGTCAGGAGAGCTCCGATCCGACGACCGATGCCCGCACGCTACGTATCGCGCTGCTGGAAGACACCAGTTTTGTCAACTCTCACCCCGCCCTCAAGGACCGCTTGGCGGCACTGGGCGAGGAGGCACGTGTCCCCGAGAAGCCGACGCGCTCGGCGGCGGAGGCGTTCTTTGGCAACAACCTCGCTCGCCTCACGGAGATCCTGGACGGCATCTGGTACCGGTCGGCCTCTGTGGGCTGGCGCAAGGGGCACGAAGAGGCGCTGGCAGCGCGCAATAAGTTCGATGTGCTCGCCACACGCCGCGGCAATGGGGCTGTCTTCACCGACGAAGAGGCCTATGAGTACGCATCGGGGGTGGAGGAGTATGAGAGTGAGGACGCTGCCTTGCCGCTCTACCAGGCACTCTTTGACTCGGAGAAAGTGGGCAATCAGGCGCGCTTCGATGTGGGCCGGATTCTGATCGAGCGCGACGAGCCCGAGGGCGCGGCACTCCTTGAGGAGCTCAGCCAGCGCTGGCCCCTGGCCACAGGGGCGGCGATGCGCCTCCTGCGGAACTACCACAAGCGGGTCGGTGACGAAGACGCGGCGCGGCAGGCCTACACCCGCGCGCTCCGTCACGCTGACCAGGTGCAAGACTGGAACCAAGAGCGGAGCCGGCTTACCTCGAAAGACACCCTGATCGCCCATGGGCTGAGCGCCGAAAAGGTGGTCGAGCTTCGGGAGACGCTGGCGCAGTTCGAGGACCTGGGCAAGGCGTATTTAGTGCAGAAACAGGTGGTGAACTTCGCCGAGGACACGGAGTTTCTGATCCTAGTAGTGCAGCTGAAAAAGAAGTCGATGCGGATGAACGAGGAGGGGGACTGGAGAAAGCTCCTCACGGCTGTGGATGAGGCCGTCCCCATGATGGTTGTTCCGATCTATAGTAGCTACTCGTGGATTCGCAAGGCCGTCGAGGCGATCCCGAGCGCCCTTATCTACGCGGCATAG